One genomic window of Mailhella massiliensis includes the following:
- a CDS encoding EVE domain-containing protein, with translation MQYWLFKTEPGCFSLDDLIFSQDAVTSWDGVRNYQARNLMRSMKKGDLGFFYHSGKKPEIVAVVEVVREAYPDHTAQDPKNRHFDEKATPEDPRWYMVDVKLVRRLKKPLPLEELRREDALEGMELLRRGSRLSVQPVEERHFRHILDMAGESLN, from the coding sequence ATGCAATACTGGCTTTTTAAAACAGAACCCGGCTGTTTTTCCCTGGATGATCTCATCTTCTCGCAGGATGCCGTCACCTCGTGGGACGGCGTGCGCAACTATCAGGCCCGCAATCTCATGCGTTCCATGAAAAAGGGCGATCTCGGCTTCTTCTATCACAGCGGCAAGAAGCCGGAAATCGTGGCCGTGGTGGAAGTGGTGCGTGAAGCCTACCCCGACCATACCGCGCAGGACCCGAAGAACCGTCACTTTGATGAAAAGGCCACGCCCGAAGACCCCCGCTGGTACATGGTGGACGTCAAGCTGGTCCGCCGCCTGAAAAAACCGCTTCCCCTTGAAGAGCTGCGGCGCGAGGATGCGCTGGAAGGCATGGAACTTCTGCGGCGCGGCAGCCGTCTCTCGGTGCAGCCCGTGGAAGAGAGGCACTTCAGGCATATTCTCGACATGGCGGGAGAAAGCCTCAACTGA